The proteins below are encoded in one region of Brachyspira intermedia PWS/A:
- a CDS encoding sulfite exporter TauE/SafE family protein yields the protein MLSIENLIIIIIGCSIAGFVDAAAGGGGLISLPAYLIAGIPPHTALATNKFTSTSGAIVSAFTFFKNGKLTTKLIKFLIPMTILGSIVGVQVIVLIDAKILQPLIMILILAVGIYTLFSKTFGTENQFDENNLKTKNYIVGMFLAFLLGFYDAVFGPGTGSFLIMFFVLYYKMDFLLASGNAKALNLTSNLCSLIIFAIEGKVNYMAGVFVIPFIMTSTYFGAKFAIKKGIKVIKPIFVSISLLTTLKILLDIIR from the coding sequence ATGCTTAGTATAGAAAATTTAATAATTATAATAATAGGCTGTTCCATAGCAGGTTTTGTTGATGCTGCTGCAGGAGGCGGCGGACTTATAAGTTTGCCTGCTTATTTGATAGCCGGAATTCCTCCTCATACTGCATTAGCTACAAATAAATTTACTTCAACATCAGGAGCTATAGTTTCTGCTTTTACATTTTTCAAAAATGGTAAACTTACAACCAAACTAATAAAGTTTTTAATACCAATGACAATATTAGGCTCTATTGTGGGTGTTCAGGTCATAGTATTAATAGATGCTAAAATATTGCAGCCTTTAATAATGATACTTATTTTAGCCGTTGGTATTTACACTTTATTTTCAAAAACTTTCGGTACAGAAAATCAATTCGATGAAAATAATCTAAAAACTAAAAACTATATAGTAGGAATGTTTCTTGCTTTTCTTTTGGGTTTTTATGATGCGGTATTCGGACCTGGTACAGGAAGTTTTTTAATAATGTTTTTTGTACTTTATTATAAAATGGATTTTCTTCTTGCCTCTGGTAATGCTAAGGCTTTGAACCTCACAAGCAATTTATGTTCATTAATAATATTTGCTATAGAGGGAAAAGTAAACTATATGGCTGGTGTATTCGTTATACCTTTCATAATGACATCAACTTACTTCGGTGCTAAGTTCGCTATAAAGAAAGGAATAAAAGTTATAAAACCAATATTCGTAAGTATTTCCTTACTAACTACATTAAAAATTTTATTAGATATAATTAGATAA
- a CDS encoding PDDEXK-like family protein, whose translation MNKEIIENILLTLINEFKKDEEEKYNAVSNTIYSIHKSFLYEEELKTNRLNEIFSKIKIIIEKVKNEMKKFPPQFCIFDVVNLQRHENYNSNLLAKFLKINIENEGTELSFVKDFLIYLNDKFKWGYYGLKNIEELEEINHLDIKIKREEYAGSRRIDLFISYKKDFAIIIENKIYAGEQDNQLDDYYQNKKKDNYKNLYMIFLTPSGYEPYTLSEKSKKELGNNFQTLKHSDIALWLENILENEKYSFLHDSNILFKDNDNKYIKDYRLLKSAIIQTIHNANMISNNTKELDMTKSKIQELLEANIFKDIQTVEDAEEYRKIFTSVIDIINQKQIHIIVKPHIEFTEKVLEYLKNNDKSKYYIFLTERKIINDIYQEGYSHNIKYSFCNGEVELILESSKDCFFFIFTCII comes from the coding sequence ATGAATAAAGAAATTATTGAAAACATATTATTAACTTTAATAAATGAATTCAAAAAAGATGAAGAAGAAAAATATAACGCTGTAAGCAATACTATATATTCTATTCATAAATCATTTTTATATGAAGAAGAATTAAAAACAAATAGATTAAATGAAATCTTCTCTAAAATTAAAATAATAATAGAAAAAGTAAAAAATGAAATGAAAAAATTTCCTCCTCAGTTTTGTATATTTGATGTGGTAAATTTACAAAGACATGAGAATTATAATAGTAATTTACTTGCCAAGTTTCTTAAAATAAATATAGAGAATGAAGGTACTGAATTAAGTTTTGTTAAAGATTTTCTAATTTATTTAAATGATAAATTTAAATGGGGTTATTATGGATTAAAAAATATTGAAGAATTAGAAGAAATAAATCATTTAGATATAAAAATAAAAAGAGAAGAATATGCAGGTAGCAGAAGAATAGATTTATTTATATCTTATAAAAAAGACTTTGCAATTATAATAGAAAATAAAATATACGCTGGAGAGCAAGATAATCAATTAGATGATTATTATCAGAATAAGAAAAAAGATAATTATAAAAATTTATATATGATTTTTCTCACTCCTTCAGGCTATGAGCCTTATACTTTATCAGAAAAATCCAAAAAAGAACTTGGAAATAATTTTCAAACATTAAAGCATAGCGATATAGCTTTATGGCTTGAGAATATTTTAGAAAATGAAAAATATTCTTTTCTTCATGATTCAAATATTTTATTTAAAGATAATGATAATAAATATATAAAAGATTATAGGCTTTTGAAATCTGCTATTATACAGACTATACATAATGCCAACATGATAAGCAATAATACAAAGGAGCTTGATATGACAAAATCAAAAATACAAGAACTATTGGAAGCCAATATTTTTAAAGACATACAAACTGTAGAGGACGCGGAAGAATATAGAAAAATATTTACTAGTGTTATAGATATTATTAACCAAAAACAAATTCACATAATAGTTAAACCACATATTGAGTTTACAGAAAAAGTATTAGAGTATTTAAAAAATAATGATAAATCAAAATATTATATTTTTTTGACTGAAAGAAAAATTATTAATGATATATATCAAGAAGGATATTCTCATAATATAAAATATAGTTTTTGTAATGGAGAAGTTGAGTTGATATTGGAGAGTAGTAAAGATTGTTTTTTCTTCATATTTACTTGTATAATTTAA
- a CDS encoding glycosyltransferase produces the protein MVSIIITTKNSENFIADCINAVKNSNYKDTEIILVDNSSTDRTVEIAKELGAKTFIKGPERSAQRNYGAEMSSGEIIGFLDVDMTISENVITECLEFFENNKDVQALYIPEKIYGNTFFNRVRNFERSFYDATVIDAVRFFRREAFIKIGGFDLNLNSAEDWDIDRRIKEIGKVDIIKSPLYHHENHTLKQYIIKKSYYASSFNNYFNKWGHDETTKKQFGMFYRYIGVYVEKGKWKKLLLHPIYSISMYFLRFLIGVVYILSKFNISKKENVYKDKK, from the coding sequence ATGGTAAGTATAATTATAACAACTAAAAACTCAGAAAATTTTATCGCTGATTGTATCAATGCAGTAAAAAATTCTAATTATAAAGATACAGAAATAATACTAGTAGATAACAGCTCAACTGATAGAACCGTAGAAATAGCCAAAGAATTAGGAGCAAAAACTTTTATAAAAGGCCCTGAGCGTTCTGCACAAAGAAATTATGGAGCTGAAATGTCAAGCGGTGAAATAATAGGATTTTTAGATGTTGACATGACTATATCAGAAAATGTTATAACAGAATGTTTAGAATTTTTTGAAAATAATAAAGATGTGCAGGCTCTTTATATACCAGAAAAAATTTATGGAAATACTTTTTTTAACAGAGTAAGAAATTTTGAACGTTCTTTTTATGATGCCACAGTTATAGATGCTGTTAGATTCTTTAGAAGAGAAGCATTCATAAAAATAGGCGGTTTTGATTTAAATTTAAATTCTGCAGAAGATTGGGATATAGATAGAAGAATAAAAGAAATAGGAAAAGTTGATATAATAAAATCACCATTATATCATCATGAAAATCATACTCTAAAACAATATATAATAAAAAAAAGTTATTATGCTTCAAGCTTCAATAATTATTTCAATAAATGGGGACATGATGAAACAACTAAAAAACAATTTGGTATGTTTTATCGTTATATAGGCGTATATGTAGAAAAAGGAAAATGGAAAAAATTATTACTACACCCTATTTATTCAATATCAATGTACTTCCTAAGATTTTTAATAGGTGTTGTTTATATACTTTCAAAATTTAATATATCAAAGAAAGAAAATGTTTACAAGGATAAAAAATGA
- a CDS encoding class I SAM-dependent methyltransferase, whose product MEIIRDILINDNEDQSKYDLHNYFLNNKGEAIFKHLPFFDIYERHFSKYRGKDINMMEIGVGSGGAVKMWREYFRNNNPDANINIYAIDRNPKCKQFEQDNIKIFIGSQDDREFLKEVKSQIPKLDILIDDGGHRMNQQITTFEEMYEHVKDDGIYLCEDVYTSYWPNFGGGYKNPNSYIEYTKNLIDSLNAYWATEEDDLYPNAFTDSAYSIHYYDGIVIIEKRKRDTRYNDICQQAIIGKTKE is encoded by the coding sequence TTGGAAATAATAAGAGATATACTCATAAATGATAATGAAGATCAATCTAAATATGATTTGCATAATTATTTTTTGAATAATAAAGGAGAAGCTATTTTCAAACATCTGCCTTTTTTTGATATATATGAAAGGCATTTCTCTAAATATAGAGGTAAAGATATTAATATGATGGAAATTGGTGTTGGAAGCGGAGGAGCTGTGAAGATGTGGAGGGAATATTTCAGAAACAATAACCCTGATGCAAATATCAACATATATGCAATAGATAGAAACCCTAAATGCAAACAATTTGAACAAGATAATATAAAAATCTTCATAGGCTCTCAAGATGACAGAGAATTTTTAAAAGAAGTAAAAAGCCAAATTCCAAAATTAGATATTTTAATAGATGATGGCGGACATAGAATGAATCAGCAAATAACTACTTTTGAAGAGATGTATGAACATGTAAAAGATGATGGAATTTATTTATGTGAAGATGTTTATACTTCATATTGGCCTAATTTCGGAGGCGGTTATAAAAATCCTAATTCATATATAGAATACACAAAAAATTTAATAGACTCCCTTAATGCCTATTGGGCTACTGAAGAAGATGATTTATACCCAAATGCTTTTACAGACAGTGCCTACTCTATTCATTATTATGACGGTATAGTAATAATAGAAAAAAGAAAAAGAGATACCAGATATAATGATATATGTCAGCAGGCTATTATAGGAAAAACTAAAGAATGA
- a CDS encoding DUF5674 family protein, producing MIIIKESIEVSEIKNMLGNFFTDMVKGVVDIEKNELALDAELHSDLESLLIENGSLQKNLWGINIYPELDDEDFIEFDSLINIRPADNNRSRYVEDENIRNKIIEILNNLIIK from the coding sequence ATGATAATTATAAAAGAAAGTATTGAAGTTTCAGAAATTAAGAATATGCTTGGAAATTTTTTTACTGATATGGTTAAAGGTGTTGTTGATATAGAAAAAAATGAATTAGCTTTAGATGCGGAGCTTCATAGTGATTTGGAATCTTTACTCATAGAAAATGGTTCTTTACAAAAGAATTTATGGGGTATTAATATTTATCCTGAATTAGATGATGAAGATTTTATAGAGTTTGATTCTTTAATTAATATAAGACCTGCTGATAATAATAGAAGCAGATATGTTGAAGATGAAAATATTAGAAATAAAATAATAGAAATATTAAATAATTTAATAATTAAGTAA
- a CDS encoding flagellar hook-associated protein 3, giving the protein MRVTEQAQFNRTVSTIKRNYNEMEASQTRLSTGQRVQYPHQNVTSTINSIYYRTRMSSVDRYQSNIVDGKEKLSVAHDSMSAITQALNRARDLAVQGANSTYGADDRAKMAMEVEEMIERIYDISKTQSKGEYIFSGTSIKTAPFRAFYGYDEKAGRSIVKSVMYEGDGNAQNREVENGQLINVATPGNYAFWGTDMEIISTTDASTYVAAEDQDIMIDDMVVNIKQGDNIEAIVQRINDANGNVSASIGDLRGGEKVIQLKTGSPHKILLQDLAGGTVLQDIGLVREGAANNLENNYEPSALVTGKSVFETLIYLRDAMLNDDVRAIGSEALGYIDSSLDNVATVQANASSKVTRLDMGYASFEDQKLAIEEALAKNENIDYAEEIVNFNMWQYAHNASLQTAGRLLGRTLMDYLR; this is encoded by the coding sequence ATGAGAGTTACTGAACAAGCCCAATTTAATAGAACAGTTAGTACAATAAAAAGAAACTATAATGAGATGGAAGCTTCTCAAACTAGATTATCTACTGGTCAAAGGGTGCAGTACCCTCACCAGAATGTTACTTCAACTATTAATTCTATATACTATAGAACTAGAATGTCTTCAGTAGACAGATATCAAAGCAATATAGTTGATGGAAAAGAAAAATTAAGCGTAGCACATGATTCTATGTCAGCTATCACTCAGGCCTTGAATAGAGCAAGAGATTTAGCAGTTCAAGGTGCAAACAGCACTTACGGAGCAGATGACAGAGCAAAAATGGCTATGGAAGTAGAAGAAATGATAGAGAGAATATATGATATATCAAAAACTCAAAGCAAAGGTGAGTATATATTCTCAGGAACAAGTATAAAAACAGCACCTTTCAGAGCATTCTACGGATATGATGAAAAAGCAGGCCGTTCTATCGTAAAATCCGTTATGTATGAAGGCGATGGAAATGCTCAAAACAGAGAAGTAGAAAATGGACAACTTATCAATGTAGCAACTCCAGGTAATTATGCTTTCTGGGGTACTGATATGGAAATAATATCTACAACAGATGCTTCAACTTATGTTGCTGCTGAAGATCAGGATATTATGATAGATGATATGGTTGTAAATATTAAACAAGGCGATAATATTGAAGCCATAGTTCAGAGAATAAATGATGCTAATGGTAATGTAAGTGCAAGTATAGGAGATTTAAGAGGCGGAGAAAAAGTTATACAATTAAAAACAGGTTCTCCTCATAAAATACTTTTACAAGATTTAGCAGGCGGTACAGTTTTACAAGATATAGGATTAGTAAGAGAAGGTGCTGCTAATAATCTAGAAAACAACTATGAACCTAGTGCTTTAGTTACAGGAAAAAGCGTATTTGAAACTCTTATTTATTTAAGAGATGCTATGCTTAATGATGATGTAAGAGCTATAGGAAGTGAGGCTTTAGGTTATATAGATAGTTCTTTGGATAATGTTGCTACTGTTCAGGCTAATGCATCTTCTAAAGTTACAAGACTTGATATGGGTTATGCTAGCTTTGAAGATCAGAAATTAGCTATTGAAGAGGCTTTGGCTAAAAATGAAAATATTGACTATGCTGAAGAAATTGTTAATTTCAATATGTGGCAATATGCTCATAATGCTTCATTACAAACAGCAGGAAGATTATTAGGCAGAACTCTTATGGATTATTTAAGATAA
- the fliW gene encoding flagellar assembly protein FliW → MPEIESRILGKIEVSDDSLYHLNGTILAFEAYDEFYLVNMDEEGTFKILQSKDDKNVCFILIDPFLIFKNYEPDVHDDDIKYLGIENNEDLYLLTIVSIPNSDFKSMSANLVAPVVFNIKNHKAKQCTVSGDKYTTRHSILLEDNDSNTEERSS, encoded by the coding sequence ATGCCGGAAATAGAATCTAGGATACTAGGAAAAATAGAAGTTTCAGATGATTCATTATATCACTTAAATGGTACTATATTAGCATTTGAGGCTTATGATGAATTTTATCTTGTCAATATGGACGAGGAAGGAACTTTTAAAATACTTCAGTCTAAAGATGATAAAAATGTATGCTTTATACTTATAGATCCATTTTTAATATTCAAAAATTATGAACCTGATGTACATGATGATGATATAAAATATTTAGGTATAGAGAATAATGAAGATTTATACCTTCTTACTATTGTCAGCATTCCAAATAGTGATTTTAAATCTATGAGTGCTAATTTAGTAGCCCCTGTAGTTTTTAATATAAAAAATCACAAAGCTAAACAGTGTACCGTTTCAGGTGATAAATACACTACTAGACATTCTATTCTTTTAGAAGATAATGATTCCAATACAGAAGAAAGGAGTTCATAA
- the csrA gene encoding carbon storage regulator CsrA, translated as MLVLSRKINQSIVIGDNIEIMLVDIRGDQIKLGINAPKNVKIFRKEVYEEIESQNLEASKEATADKLNILSNFVKNKFGKKQ; from the coding sequence ATGCTTGTACTTTCTAGAAAAATCAATCAAAGCATAGTAATAGGAGATAATATAGAAATAATGCTCGTAGATATACGAGGCGATCAAATCAAACTAGGTATTAATGCTCCTAAAAATGTAAAAATATTCAGAAAAGAAGTTTATGAAGAAATAGAAAGCCAAAACTTAGAGGCATCAAAAGAGGCTACTGCTGATAAATTGAATATTTTAAGTAATTTTGTTAAAAATAAATTTGGTAAAAAACAATAA
- a CDS encoding DUF4132 domain-containing protein, whose translation MDLEEKLAIYYQGSAIEDDMAKCEATNDFSKIKRHPYDYFHYKEEFLKDYFSIEDEKLKKRYEHFMKILIYGKDKEGEGGTRYVIFDYIVNRDFEKSLRYLVYGYEKRYKEQARTLNGESLIYTVFEDFNKYFSKEFQEYTDKYIDIINNNDNKKILKKMDRDAVIPLIAICSVIKNNKECDEKYINAAIKSFDVLPNLYDTLNVIAAILDKNESIKNKFIEVLNKNEEYIIDINIILGYHLRSLDYNNPYKAREKFFNAINYPNDFAFIAQHFEDYFHYAFIYGARDLYLNHKEDFYKIYNFVENSLNSDRYNNNRNNDRNKRIFIVLSGVLLEHNNNKIDTNNLKNAVSVLETIVNKFTKDNSDRYNKRPAFTTTVKIEEIFDKDKNKLFDTLIDYYTDKKNTYNLYSTYRWGNTLPEYCLNTELYYLFSLFNYDIDEMKNYKKFALDILKYLPIQIGIRKYIEVQASIGTKTLKEVIDSLLNNKELNITLKEILLSYYFDYAGDLSNYYYDYGGKSLPTLYKELRCVDENNNVIINSVKDELLKSYFDEVVNILNDDKFIKDNIASNKNTALDILRTLYNKCHYNDYHLVYTILENTKRVEVKRHCIKVISDNESITREYVEKMSEKARSSELKGALKNIIKNWNLKKYGEYFKSIDEALEFIDTYYNTNYEKNIKFLEDVHLTKVLYNNGTLADERIFKYIIMEYMNLVEPSRLKDCDMLAEILDTTSFTNALEMLYIHWKDSNYEATKKNILIPYLIYSDDLKIDKVYPLIKEFAKGSRTVMAAFIVKCMALNGKNYALILVDGLTRKSPTAKIKEVAIETMENAAYMLDMTADELSDRIIPNFGFSQKGERVLNYGGEARRTFTLSIDNNLELTITDNEKQKVIKSLPAPNSKDDKAEADSAKKECTTLKKEIKTLIQNQKIRLQKVLLNGRKWTYNNFKTVFVENPIMNIFALKLIWGAYDENNNLIQSFRYMEDGTFNTVDEEEYTLPENSLITLVHPSELDADTIAKWKTQLSDYEISQPIEQLDFKYEEIKEEDIKEDKIHSLDSKTIKAGVLMSLATKYDMARGEAMDGGTFCEYILKDTYLNISVHLSFDYMYFGMDGNEDINFGDIEFCEITDGIETLINPLKVNKRFASSIYSIVKSVFVD comes from the coding sequence ATGGACTTAGAAGAAAAACTTGCAATATATTATCAAGGCTCTGCTATAGAAGATGATATGGCAAAATGTGAAGCTACAAATGATTTCAGTAAAATAAAAAGACATCCTTATGACTATTTCCATTATAAAGAGGAGTTTTTGAAAGATTATTTTTCTATAGAAGATGAAAAATTAAAAAAAAGATATGAACATTTCATGAAGATACTTATTTATGGAAAAGATAAGGAAGGAGAAGGCGGAACTAGATATGTTATTTTTGATTATATAGTCAATAGAGATTTTGAAAAGTCACTTAGATATCTTGTTTATGGATATGAGAAAAGATATAAAGAGCAGGCAAGAACTTTAAATGGTGAAAGTTTAATATATACAGTTTTTGAAGATTTTAATAAATACTTCAGTAAAGAGTTTCAAGAATACACAGATAAATATATTGATATTATTAATAACAATGATAATAAAAAAATATTAAAAAAAATGGATAGAGATGCTGTAATACCATTGATTGCAATATGTTCTGTTATAAAAAATAATAAAGAATGTGATGAGAAATATATAAATGCAGCTATAAAATCATTCGATGTTCTTCCTAATCTTTATGATACTTTAAATGTAATTGCTGCTATCTTAGATAAAAATGAGTCTATAAAAAATAAATTTATAGAAGTGCTTAATAAAAATGAAGAATATATAATTGACATTAATATTATACTTGGATACCATTTAAGATCATTAGATTATAACAATCCTTATAAAGCTAGAGAGAAATTCTTTAATGCAATAAATTATCCAAATGATTTCGCATTTATAGCTCAGCATTTTGAGGACTATTTTCATTATGCCTTCATTTATGGGGCAAGAGATTTATATTTGAATCATAAAGAAGATTTTTATAAAATTTATAATTTTGTAGAAAATAGTTTAAATAGTGATAGGTATAATAATAATAGAAATAATGATAGAAATAAAAGAATATTTATAGTGCTTAGCGGTGTTTTACTAGAACATAATAATAATAAAATAGACACAAATAATTTAAAAAATGCAGTAAGTGTATTAGAAACTATAGTTAATAAATTTACAAAAGATAATTCTGATAGATATAATAAAAGACCAGCATTCACTACTACAGTAAAAATAGAAGAAATATTTGATAAAGATAAAAATAAACTCTTTGATACGCTTATAGATTATTATACAGACAAAAAAAATACATACAATCTATACAGCACATACAGATGGGGAAATACTCTCCCTGAATATTGTCTTAATACAGAACTTTATTATTTATTCTCTTTATTTAATTATGACATTGATGAAATGAAAAACTATAAAAAGTTTGCTCTCGATATTCTTAAATATTTACCAATTCAGATTGGAATAAGAAAATATATAGAAGTTCAGGCATCTATAGGAACTAAAACTTTAAAAGAAGTTATTGATAGTCTATTAAATAATAAAGAATTGAATATTACATTAAAAGAAATTTTATTATCATACTATTTTGATTATGCAGGAGATCTTTCAAATTATTATTATGACTATGGCGGAAAATCTCTTCCTACATTATATAAAGAACTTAGATGCGTAGATGAAAATAATAATGTTATTATAAATAGCGTAAAAGATGAGTTATTAAAAAGCTATTTTGATGAAGTTGTAAATATATTAAATGATGATAAGTTTATAAAAGATAATATAGCAAGCAATAAAAATACAGCCTTAGATATATTAAGAACATTGTATAATAAATGTCATTATAATGATTATCATTTAGTTTATACGATTCTTGAAAATACAAAGAGAGTAGAAGTAAAAAGGCATTGTATTAAAGTTATTTCTGATAATGAATCTATTACAAGAGAATATGTTGAGAAGATGTCAGAGAAAGCAAGATCATCAGAACTTAAAGGAGCATTAAAAAATATTATTAAGAATTGGAATCTTAAAAAATACGGGGAGTATTTCAAAAGTATCGATGAGGCTTTGGAGTTTATTGACACTTACTACAATACAAACTATGAAAAAAATATAAAATTCTTAGAAGATGTTCATTTGACAAAAGTTTTATACAATAATGGAACATTGGCTGATGAGAGAATATTTAAATATATCATTATGGAATATATGAATTTAGTAGAGCCATCAAGATTAAAAGACTGCGATATGCTTGCTGAAATTCTTGATACTACTTCATTTACTAATGCTTTGGAGATGCTATATATTCATTGGAAAGATTCTAATTATGAAGCTACAAAAAAGAATATTTTAATACCTTATTTAATATATTCTGATGATTTGAAAATAGATAAAGTTTATCCTCTTATAAAAGAATTTGCTAAGGGATCTCGTACTGTTATGGCAGCATTTATTGTAAAATGTATGGCATTAAACGGAAAGAACTATGCATTAATACTAGTAGACGGACTTACAAGAAAATCACCTACAGCAAAAATAAAAGAAGTGGCAATAGAAACTATGGAGAATGCTGCTTATATGCTTGATATGACAGCCGATGAACTTTCAGACAGAATAATACCTAATTTCGGATTTAGTCAAAAAGGTGAAAGAGTTTTAAACTACGGCGGAGAAGCAAGAAGAACATTCACATTATCAATAGACAATAATCTTGAACTTACAATTACAGATAATGAAAAACAAAAAGTAATAAAATCACTTCCAGCACCAAACAGCAAAGACGACAAAGCAGAAGCTGACAGTGCTAAAAAAGAATGCACTACTCTTAAGAAAGAAATAAAAACTTTGATACAGAATCAGAAAATAAGGCTTCAAAAAGTTTTATTAAACGGCAGAAAATGGACTTACAACAATTTTAAAACTGTATTTGTTGAAAACCCAATAATGAACATATTTGCTTTGAAGCTTATTTGGGGTGCTTATGACGAAAACAACAATTTAATACAAAGTTTCAGATACATGGAAGACGGCACTTTCAATACAGTTGATGAAGAAGAGTACACTTTACCGGAGAACAGTTTAATAACTTTGGTTCACCCTTCAGAATTAGATGCTGACACTATAGCCAAATGGAAAACTCAATTATCAGATTATGAGATATCACAGCCTATAGAACAGCTTGATTTCAAATATGAAGAGATTAAAGAAGAAGACATAAAAGAAGATAAAATTCATTCTCTTGACTCTAAAACAATAAAGGCTGGTGTATTGATGTCATTAGCTACTAAGTATGATATGGCTAGAGGTGAGGCTATGGACGGAGGAACTTTCTGCGAGTACATATTAAAAGATACTTATCTCAACATATCAGTTCATCTCTCATTCGACTATATGTATTTCGGAATGGACGGTAATGAAGATATTAATTTCGGTGATATTGAGTTCTGCGAAATTACTGACGGTATTGAAACTTTGATTAATCCTTTAAAAGTTAATAAGAGATTTGCTTCTTCAATTTACAGTATAGTGAAAAGTGTTTTTGTAGATTAA
- a CDS encoding PaaI family thioesterase produces MKLEHVDKGKAVISCENKKEFSQYLGYMHGGMVSAIADTAGGHAAATMLKEGYKTVTSELKIHFLKPVVSKKVIATGEVLSAGKRLIIVETTVRDEEDNMLAKMIATMFVIEPSK; encoded by the coding sequence ATGAAGCTTGAGCATGTAGATAAAGGTAAGGCTGTAATATCTTGTGAAAATAAAAAGGAATTTTCTCAATATTTAGGATATATGCATGGCGGTATGGTTTCAGCTATTGCCGACACTGCCGGAGGACATGCTGCAGCTACTATGCTTAAAGAAGGTTATAAAACAGTAACTTCTGAATTAAAAATACATTTTTTGAAGCCTGTTGTTTCAAAAAAGGTAATAGCTACAGGAGAGGTTTTAAGTGCTGGTAAAAGATTAATTATAGTGGAAACTACTGTAAGAGATGAAGAGGACAATATGCTTGCCAAAATGATAGCTACTATGTTTGTAATAGAGCCTTCAAAATAA